In the Nitrospirales bacterium LBB_01 genome, one interval contains:
- a CDS encoding DUF4149 domain-containing protein — translation MFSLIVTPVLFKNNTKDAAGSIVGYLFPVYFPFVVAVSGFSLLSYLLLLSWPLRRLQTITLCLLVSAFIFSISNYVVIHPQVKELKAKIHSFDKTMPDRTDEGLLRRKFKRLHQISVLFNMIVLIEGIALIVISQRSG, via the coding sequence ATGTTTTCTCTTATAGTAACGCCTGTTTTATTTAAAAATAACACCAAAGACGCAGCCGGTTCCATAGTAGGTTATCTATTTCCTGTGTATTTTCCATTTGTTGTCGCCGTGTCCGGATTCTCTCTTTTATCTTACCTCTTACTTCTGTCATGGCCTTTGAGACGATTACAAACGATTACATTATGCTTACTTGTTTCTGCTTTTATCTTTAGCATATCTAACTATGTAGTCATTCATCCGCAAGTTAAGGAGCTGAAAGCAAAAATACATTCCTTTGATAAAACGATGCCTGACAGAACCGATGAAGGTTTGCTACGGAGGAAATTTAAAAGACTGCACCAAATTTCCGTACTCTTTAATATGATTGTCCTCATAGAGGGGATAGCGTTGATAGTTATATCGCAGAGATCTGGCTAA
- a CDS encoding MinD/ParA family protein yields MDKKTICSILGPKGGVGKSNVSANLAIALAQMGKRVVAVDLDLGGANLHAILGVKEVRYTLEDLILRKVKTLEETAIDSGFKNLRVICGGTDVHNIANISFQQKVKLINHIARLDCDVVILDLAAGSSYNVVDFAFIANRNLLVTTPEVTSLMKVYTFIKSAVFRLLTVVFREAKVVELLDIVERAKDVTANPHLKSIESVLNEAEKISPKAVAFARKKLSGFIPDIVINRVQSKNDAQVGTVVSKLLKDYVGIESNVLAYIPEDEAVKKAIFTLKPVMATSPQSEFSKSILKIAASLIT; encoded by the coding sequence ATGGATAAGAAAACGATATGCTCAATTTTGGGGCCAAAGGGCGGCGTGGGAAAGTCCAATGTATCGGCAAACCTTGCTATAGCACTTGCTCAGATGGGCAAACGAGTTGTAGCTGTTGACCTGGATTTGGGCGGCGCTAATCTTCATGCGATTTTAGGAGTAAAAGAGGTTCGTTATACGCTTGAGGATTTAATTTTACGGAAAGTTAAGACACTTGAGGAGACGGCGATAGATTCCGGATTTAAAAATCTTAGAGTTATATGCGGCGGCACTGACGTTCACAATATAGCCAACATATCGTTTCAACAAAAAGTAAAGCTAATAAACCACATTGCGCGTCTTGACTGTGACGTTGTAATTTTAGACCTTGCTGCAGGTTCTTCATACAATGTCGTGGATTTTGCCTTTATTGCTAATCGTAACCTTCTTGTGACTACCCCTGAGGTTACGTCTCTGATGAAAGTCTATACGTTTATAAAATCGGCGGTATTTAGACTTCTGACGGTAGTATTTCGCGAGGCAAAAGTGGTTGAACTGCTTGATATTGTTGAAAGAGCAAAAGATGTTACGGCAAATCCGCATTTAAAATCAATTGAAAGCGTGCTTAATGAGGCTGAAAAAATAAGCCCTAAGGCTGTGGCTTTTGCCCGCAAGAAACTTAGCGGTTTCATTCCCGATATAGTCATAAACCGTGTGCAGAGCAAAAATGATGCGCAGGTAGGAACAGTGGTTTCAAAGCTGCTTAAAGATTACGTTGGGATTGAAAGCAATGTTTTAGCATATATTCCTGAGGATGAGGCAGTAAAAAAAGCAATATTTACGCTGAAACCGGTTATGGCAACAAGTCCTCAGTCGGAGTTTTCAAAGTCCATCCTTAAAATAGCAGCTTCTCTAATTACATAA
- a CDS encoding formylglycine-generating enzyme family protein produces MDDVEINEQKDVIRYTDVLTGMEFVFVVGGCYQMGDMFGDGFKNEKPVHEVCVDDFYIGTYPVTQSQWVSVMGSNPSEFKFGDNYPVERVSRKDVMKFIDRLNELTGMVYRLPTEAEWEYACRSGGRKEKYSGGNAADKYAWYGSNSGNGTSPVGRKKSNGLCIYDMSGNVWEWVADLYNTDAYSKHTRSNPINKDSGIEYVIRGGSWSSIVEYVRCPNRQDAGPGRILN; encoded by the coding sequence ATGGACGATGTAGAAATAAATGAACAAAAAGACGTAATCAGATACACAGATGTCCTTACCGGTATGGAGTTTGTGTTTGTTGTGGGCGGTTGTTACCAGATGGGGGATATGTTTGGGGATGGCTTTAAAAATGAAAAACCTGTGCATGAAGTCTGTGTGGATGATTTTTATATAGGCACATATCCGGTAACTCAGAGTCAATGGGTCAGCGTTATGGGGAGTAATCCCTCAGAGTTTAAATTTGGCGACAACTATCCGGTTGAGCGCGTTAGCCGAAAAGATGTTATGAAATTTATAGACCGGTTAAATGAACTGACCGGAATGGTGTATCGTCTGCCCACAGAGGCAGAGTGGGAGTATGCGTGCAGAAGCGGTGGACGAAAAGAAAAATACTCAGGCGGCAACGCTGCCGATAAGTACGCATGGTATGGCAGCAATTCGGGAAATGGGACGTCTCCTGTGGGAAGGAAAAAATCTAACGGTTTGTGTATCTACGATATGAGCGGCAATGTGTGGGAATGGGTTGCCGATCTATATAACACCGACGCCTATAGTAAACACACCCGCAGTAATCCTATAAATAAGGACTCCGGCATAGAGTACGTAATTCGCGGCGGCAGTTGGAGCAGCATCGTAGAGTACGTACGATGCCCTAACAGACAAGACGCAGGACCCGGGCGCATACTCAACTGA
- the pduL gene encoding phosphate propanoyltransferase — translation MAKQYIKSYFSLFGGTNIDEVVLNAFSDVQGEGVIKAIEELLPGEGKPEQWHNPFPINVSAHHVHLSKEDFHILFNGKTELTPKAMLSQPGQFAACECVNLIGPKGVVERVRILGPFRSQSQVEISRTEEFKLGVNAPVRDSGSIEGTPGIVLQGDNGELKLNKGVICARRHVHMSPYQASTYNVTDMDVVMVKVKTGRELIFGNVLVRVHRDFNLDMHIDTDEANAAEIESGAIGFLEDITERNSVRAIQNC, via the coding sequence ATGGCAAAGCAGTACATAAAATCATATTTCAGCCTGTTTGGCGGCACTAATATAGACGAGGTCGTACTTAACGCTTTTAGCGATGTGCAGGGTGAGGGAGTTATCAAAGCAATTGAAGAGCTGCTCCCTGGTGAGGGCAAACCTGAGCAATGGCATAATCCTTTTCCAATAAACGTATCGGCTCACCATGTGCATTTAAGCAAAGAGGATTTCCACATACTGTTTAACGGCAAAACAGAGCTTACCCCAAAGGCTATGCTTAGTCAGCCCGGTCAGTTTGCAGCTTGTGAGTGTGTAAATCTTATAGGGCCAAAGGGGGTTGTCGAAAGAGTGCGGATTCTTGGGCCTTTCAGAAGCCAATCGCAAGTGGAAATATCAAGAACCGAGGAGTTTAAACTTGGGGTTAATGCGCCGGTTAGGGACTCAGGCAGCATTGAAGGCACTCCGGGAATTGTCCTTCAGGGCGATAACGGTGAGCTTAAACTAAACAAAGGCGTAATTTGCGCAAGACGTCATGTCCACATGTCGCCCTATCAGGCAAGCACTTATAACGTCACCGATATGGACGTCGTGATGGTAAAAGTAAAAACGGGGCGTGAGCTGATTTTTGGAAACGTGTTGGTAAGAGTGCACAGGGATTTCAATCTTGATATGCACATTGACACGGACGAGGCAAATGCCGCAGAAATAGAAAGCGGCGCTATCGGCTTTCTTGAGGATATTACCGAGCGAAACTCTGTCAGGGCTATACAGAATTGCTGA
- a CDS encoding triose-phosphate isomerase, with protein sequence MRRPFISANWKMYKTTGETRDFINAFLPAVKSVSDVDIVLAPPFTSLAAAGELLKGTNVDLSAQNMYFEAEGAYTGEISAKMILDLGSKYVILGHSERRQYFGETDEFLNKKVKAARAAGLSVIFCIGETLDERNSGKMFDIIKRQVVGGLKDVDTNGLVIAYEPVWAIGTGVTATPEQAQEAHKFVRDQLRNVYGDKADDLRILYGGSVKPDNVKELMAKPDVDGALVGGASLKPDSFEKIVKFR encoded by the coding sequence ATGAGGAGACCTTTTATATCAGCCAACTGGAAAATGTATAAGACAACGGGAGAGACGAGGGATTTTATAAATGCGTTTTTGCCAGCTGTTAAATCAGTATCGGATGTTGACATAGTGCTGGCGCCGCCTTTTACATCATTGGCAGCAGCTGGTGAGCTTCTTAAGGGCACAAACGTTGACCTTTCGGCTCAGAACATGTACTTTGAGGCGGAGGGCGCTTACACGGGAGAGATTTCTGCTAAGATGATTCTTGATCTTGGCTCTAAGTACGTAATACTGGGACACTCGGAAAGACGCCAGTATTTTGGCGAGACGGATGAGTTTCTAAATAAGAAAGTCAAAGCTGCAAGAGCAGCGGGGCTTAGCGTCATATTTTGTATCGGCGAGACACTTGATGAGAGAAACAGCGGCAAGATGTTTGACATTATAAAACGTCAGGTTGTGGGCGGTCTAAAAGATGTTGATACCAATGGTCTTGTTATAGCATATGAGCCGGTGTGGGCAATAGGGACGGGAGTGACAGCTACTCCTGAACAGGCTCAAGAGGCACACAAATTTGTACGTGACCAATTGAGGAACGTTTACGGCGATAAGGCGGATGATCTCAGGATCCTCTACGGCGGCAGCGTTAAACCAGACAACGTAAAGGAACTTATGGCAAAGCCCGATGTTGACGGCGCTCTTGTGGGAGGCGCCAGCCTTAAGCCGGATAGTTTTGAAAAAATAGTGAAGTTCAGGTAA
- the secG gene encoding preprotein translocase subunit SecG yields MHILLLIVHVLVCVFLIFVVLVQSSKGSQMGAAFGGSSQTIFGARGAATFLAKATTGTAVIFMITALFLAVYESRKTSIVTVPQAATKSAPAGSNLPLSGAGVAPKNEQAAPSDKSSKP; encoded by the coding sequence ATGCATATACTCTTACTAATAGTCCACGTGTTGGTTTGTGTGTTTTTGATTTTTGTTGTGTTGGTTCAAAGCTCAAAGGGTTCGCAGATGGGAGCGGCTTTTGGCGGCTCAAGTCAGACTATTTTTGGGGCAAGGGGTGCCGCTACTTTTCTTGCTAAGGCTACTACGGGTACAGCTGTTATTTTTATGATAACCGCTCTTTTTCTTGCAGTGTATGAATCAAGGAAAACATCGATTGTCACTGTGCCGCAGGCTGCCACTAAAAGTGCTCCAGCAGGGTCTAATCTTCCTTTAAGCGGCGCAGGGGTTGCACCTAAGAATGAGCAGGCAGCACCGTCAGATAAGTCTTCTAAGCCTTAA
- a CDS encoding ParA family protein, with the protein MSKTIAITNQKGGVGKTTVSVNLAAGLSKAGKKTLLVDVDAQGNASASVGLMIESGGKTVKDLLTSGGSPRDFITTVDSLEIIPANNALKDMEETLVKNKSFDVLKKALAPIVNDYDYIVIDCPPSINAFTKNALTMAEHIIIPVDVGYFSILGLKQLLEEIELEKKILNPALSILGVLACKFDRRTSLSQQVFDTLRESFPDKLFKTTIRLSIDIVRSQIQHKSVLDYNPKSLVAQDFQQLIEEILNG; encoded by the coding sequence ATGAGTAAAACAATAGCGATAACAAATCAGAAAGGCGGGGTCGGTAAGACAACCGTGTCTGTAAATCTGGCGGCAGGGTTAAGCAAAGCAGGCAAAAAAACTCTGCTTGTAGATGTGGATGCTCAGGGAAATGCCTCCGCATCTGTTGGACTTATGATTGAAAGCGGCGGCAAAACTGTCAAAGACCTTCTGACAAGCGGCGGCAGCCCTCGGGATTTTATAACAACCGTGGATTCTCTTGAAATCATACCGGCTAATAATGCACTTAAAGACATGGAGGAGACACTGGTAAAAAATAAGTCCTTCGATGTCCTAAAAAAAGCTCTCGCACCAATTGTCAACGATTATGACTACATAGTGATAGATTGCCCGCCAAGCATTAACGCTTTTACTAAAAACGCTCTGACAATGGCCGAGCACATTATCATACCTGTGGATGTCGGATACTTCTCAATACTTGGCCTGAAGCAGCTTCTTGAAGAAATAGAACTTGAAAAGAAAATCCTAAATCCGGCTCTTTCCATATTGGGGGTTCTTGCCTGTAAGTTTGACAGAAGAACGTCTTTATCTCAGCAGGTGTTTGACACTCTGAGGGAGAGTTTCCCCGATAAACTCTTTAAGACTACTATTAGATTAAGTATAGACATAGTGCGCTCTCAAATTCAGCATAAGAGCGTTTTAGACTATAACCCCAAAAGCCTTGTTGCCCAGGACTTTCAACAACTAATTGAGGAGATATTAAATGGCTAA
- a CDS encoding flippase, producing the protein MNTPLHGDDLLSDEQDSVSLIARNYLFIFIARILRIGTGMLLLFGLARVLTVVDFGNFVFVVSLTASVMSIAFYGVGQALVREVSQHRDKASLYIGIALKVRVWLGLASFAAVIGVAIIMKVDKLILIAIVLSAFAEIFRAFSDLSKDVFRAYEKMQYEMFLTTVYSAILLIIVAIIVYFKSGFMPVIIAILAAQIVQFILSIRIMLKKFVVPAKVVPMADLRIFLKDAFSLGLGVLFVQIVGRLPALFLKYMKGAEEVAFFETAHGIIIQTLVLSEVLMTVFLPRFSILANLADRDRMKDIGDKMFKILLVFALNGSILFFVFSRETMVILYGHKYESSWMILRVISYSVVFLFLANFAHLFFISLKMQRQFILCNLVSLILIAVLLVVLVPVYGYRGAAIASLAAYFSNFLVSLFVLNRTVLKLPVFTLVKALAYSAISVCAGILIKEYNSYIAVITTEVIFLVLAVWGGIFKMDEKIYIMDILRRVKVRERGVLQRP; encoded by the coding sequence ATGAACACGCCTTTGCACGGAGATGACCTGTTATCGGATGAGCAAGACTCTGTAAGCCTGATTGCGAGGAATTATCTTTTTATTTTTATTGCTCGTATCCTTAGAATCGGCACAGGGATGTTATTGCTGTTTGGCCTTGCACGGGTACTTACGGTGGTGGATTTCGGCAACTTTGTCTTTGTTGTAAGCCTTACGGCAAGTGTAATGAGTATAGCTTTCTACGGGGTTGGGCAGGCTCTTGTGCGCGAGGTATCTCAACACAGGGATAAGGCCTCACTTTATATAGGGATTGCGCTTAAGGTCAGAGTTTGGCTTGGCTTAGCCTCATTTGCCGCCGTAATCGGTGTTGCAATTATCATGAAGGTAGATAAACTTATTCTTATCGCAATTGTCCTTTCGGCTTTTGCTGAAATATTCAGGGCCTTTTCGGATTTATCTAAAGACGTTTTCAGAGCATACGAGAAAATGCAATATGAAATGTTTCTTACAACCGTTTATTCAGCCATATTGCTTATTATTGTTGCAATCATTGTTTATTTCAAAAGCGGATTTATGCCTGTTATTATCGCTATTTTAGCCGCTCAGATTGTACAGTTTATCCTTAGCATTCGGATTATGTTAAAGAAATTTGTAGTTCCAGCTAAAGTGGTTCCTATGGCTGACCTCAGGATATTTCTTAAAGACGCCTTCAGTTTGGGGCTTGGCGTCCTGTTTGTTCAAATTGTTGGCAGGCTGCCGGCGTTGTTTTTGAAATACATGAAGGGGGCTGAGGAGGTTGCTTTTTTTGAAACAGCTCACGGCATTATCATTCAGACTCTGGTTCTTAGCGAGGTACTTATGACTGTATTTTTGCCGCGGTTTTCTATTTTAGCCAATTTAGCGGACAGAGACAGAATGAAAGATATAGGAGACAAGATGTTTAAAATACTTCTTGTGTTTGCTCTTAATGGTTCAATACTGTTTTTTGTCTTTTCAAGGGAAACTATGGTAATACTCTATGGACACAAGTATGAATCATCATGGATGATTCTAAGGGTTATTTCTTATTCGGTAGTGTTTTTATTTTTGGCTAATTTTGCTCATCTGTTTTTTATTTCCTTAAAGATGCAAAGGCAGTTTATACTTTGTAATTTAGTTTCCCTCATACTCATAGCAGTTTTACTTGTTGTTTTGGTTCCGGTGTATGGGTACAGGGGGGCAGCGATAGCCTCTTTAGCGGCATATTTTTCAAATTTCCTTGTTTCGCTTTTTGTACTAAACAGGACTGTGTTAAAGCTCCCTGTTTTTACCTTAGTAAAAGCTCTTGCGTACTCAGCCATATCGGTCTGTGCAGGGATTTTGATAAAAGAGTATAATAGCTACATTGCTGTCATAACGACAGAGGTGATATTTCTTGTATTAGCCGTTTGGGGAGGGATTTTTAAGATGGATGAGAAAATCTACATAATGGATATACTGAGGAGGGTAAAAGTGCGAGAAAGGGGGGTGTTGCAGCGGCCATGA
- a CDS encoding lauroyl acyltransferase: protein MSLKVEVVKDIFRFVYYYPFRYLVGLLPFSLSYRLIKALGSIGFKIDKKKEFAYSKEVKRLFPNIPDEEVRNIAKETLLNFLQNEIETLMFPNINKDNIDLFIEYVGLENLDIALKQGCGVILLFAHFGANQMVMPAIGYKGYKMSQLGAPATVWNDKDDVSYIKRKNMEIKWRHEQTLPVTHINVFGSLKEAFLCLKRNEILGVAIDGGGGKDWVEVEFFDKRALYSTGAIDIALRTNAVILPVFMVRGHNSRHTMIIEQPLVCPEGADKTETITNYTAAFVSRLESYVAKYPWHYMYYLAWRSKIALNGGDVPYFKKEDTLLAKQKG from the coding sequence ATGAGTCTTAAAGTAGAGGTAGTAAAGGATATTTTCAGGTTTGTTTACTATTATCCGTTTAGGTATCTTGTCGGGCTGCTTCCATTTTCGCTTTCGTACCGTCTGATTAAAGCTCTTGGGAGTATCGGTTTTAAAATTGATAAAAAGAAGGAGTTTGCCTATTCAAAAGAAGTTAAAAGGCTTTTTCCCAATATACCAGATGAGGAGGTACGCAACATTGCAAAAGAGACTTTACTGAATTTTCTGCAAAATGAAATTGAAACGCTGATGTTTCCTAACATCAACAAAGACAACATAGATTTGTTTATAGAGTATGTGGGACTTGAGAATCTGGATATTGCGCTTAAGCAAGGGTGTGGAGTAATCTTACTTTTTGCGCACTTTGGGGCAAATCAGATGGTGATGCCTGCAATTGGGTACAAAGGATACAAGATGAGCCAATTGGGAGCGCCTGCCACCGTGTGGAACGATAAGGACGATGTTTCATACATAAAAAGAAAAAACATGGAAATCAAATGGCGGCACGAACAGACCCTTCCCGTGACCCATATAAACGTGTTTGGATCTCTTAAGGAGGCTTTCTTGTGTCTGAAGAGAAATGAAATACTTGGAGTGGCAATTGATGGCGGTGGCGGCAAGGACTGGGTAGAGGTAGAGTTTTTTGACAAGCGTGCGCTTTATTCAACCGGAGCCATTGATATAGCTCTCAGGACAAATGCGGTAATACTGCCTGTCTTTATGGTACGTGGACACAACAGCCGCCACACAATGATTATAGAGCAGCCTCTTGTCTGCCCCGAAGGAGCCGACAAGACAGAAACTATAACAAACTACACAGCCGCTTTTGTCAGCAGGCTAGAGTCCTACGTGGCAAAATATCCGTGGCACTACATGTACTATCTTGCGTGGCGCAGCAAAATAGCCCTAAATGGCGGCGATGTGCCGTATTTTAAAAAAGAGGACACTTTATTAGCAAAGCAAAAGGGGTAA
- a CDS encoding radical SAM protein, translating to MRILLIRPPYSRLKGMGQSPYFPLGLGYIAAVLRENGHEVAIYHAENPKSNAECVLPDADIGFNFRSKSYHRYLDALKDDTHFVWAEVRETLRDYKPDMVGISLLSVEVGSSLKISQLVKEYSPNCYVLWGGLHPSFLTDESLSLPVVDFVIRGEGEYSTLELCRALENRTPLTQVESLSFKENGKIIHNPVRRAIENVDAIPFPARDAVLYPERFDFKSLGSMIVSRGCPFRCTFCSSRNFWDKKVRMRSPENVIKEIQQLKETYGTNFIMFWDDSFTINRTVIEKYCKSLIESKVNVSWKTATRADLIDEPLLDLMTKSGCVKLEIGVESGSERIKKIISKDVSNEQIKRAFARISKKGIGVGGFFMAGFPDETLEDLADTFNLMQELKAGELAFNIFDPMPGSSEYDKCIAEGLVPKNPDWTNFPFWPDAYYVKNIKREDFDNYVNMIAKWLYDYNNKFTTKLKRSKHLIFYMLKNDPVFLVNKVFKYFTRRKKVHSTGAAGS from the coding sequence ATGAGAATATTACTGATAAGACCTCCGTACTCAAGGTTAAAAGGGATGGGGCAATCTCCGTATTTTCCACTGGGACTTGGCTACATTGCGGCAGTGCTAAGGGAAAACGGTCACGAGGTGGCAATATATCACGCCGAAAATCCTAAAAGTAACGCTGAATGCGTCTTGCCGGATGCCGATATAGGTTTTAATTTCCGCTCAAAGAGCTACCACCGATATCTGGATGCCTTAAAAGACGACACTCACTTTGTCTGGGCTGAGGTCAGAGAAACACTCAGGGATTACAAGCCTGATATGGTAGGCATTTCGCTTTTGTCGGTAGAGGTTGGCTCATCGCTAAAGATTAGTCAGCTTGTGAAAGAGTACAGTCCCAATTGTTATGTTCTTTGGGGCGGGCTGCATCCGAGTTTTTTAACAGATGAGAGTTTATCGCTGCCAGTGGTTGATTTTGTAATAAGGGGCGAGGGTGAATATTCCACGCTTGAGTTATGCAGAGCACTTGAGAATCGTACGCCTTTAACTCAAGTGGAGAGTCTCTCGTTTAAGGAAAATGGAAAGATTATTCATAACCCCGTGCGCAGAGCGATAGAAAATGTGGATGCAATACCGTTTCCCGCCCGTGATGCAGTGCTCTACCCTGAGAGATTTGATTTTAAGTCACTGGGCAGTATGATTGTCTCACGTGGATGTCCATTTAGGTGCACGTTCTGTTCGTCAAGGAATTTCTGGGATAAAAAAGTGCGGATGAGAAGCCCGGAAAATGTCATTAAGGAGATACAGCAACTTAAGGAGACCTACGGCACAAACTTCATAATGTTTTGGGATGACTCCTTTACTATAAACAGGACTGTCATAGAAAAGTACTGCAAGTCTCTCATAGAGTCTAAGGTAAACGTGAGCTGGAAAACTGCCACACGGGCGGATTTGATAGATGAGCCGCTTCTTGATTTGATGACAAAGTCGGGGTGTGTAAAGCTTGAAATAGGAGTGGAAAGCGGCAGCGAGAGAATTAAAAAGATAATCTCTAAGGATGTTTCAAACGAGCAGATAAAAAGAGCGTTTGCACGTATCTCAAAGAAGGGAATCGGTGTGGGCGGCTTTTTTATGGCAGGGTTCCCCGACGAAACCCTGGAGGATCTTGCTGACACATTTAATCTTATGCAGGAACTTAAGGCTGGTGAGCTTGCCTTTAATATTTTTGATCCAATGCCGGGAAGCTCCGAGTATGATAAGTGTATAGCTGAAGGACTGGTCCCAAAAAATCCAGATTGGACAAACTTTCCCTTTTGGCCTGACGCCTATTATGTTAAAAATATTAAAAGAGAGGATTTTGACAACTACGTTAACATGATAGCCAAATGGCTTTACGATTACAACAACAAATTTACGACAAAACTTAAACGAAGCAAACACCTAATTTTTTACATGTTGAAAAATGACCCAGTTTTTTTAGTCAACAAGGTGTTTAAATACTTTACTCGGCGTAAGAAGGTTCATTCAACAGGTGCTGCCGGAAGCTGA
- a CDS encoding response regulator — MKSVLVVDDNSEVRELMEEILAGSGYTVAVASNGQTAIEMARVNDYDVVILDMVMPKMRGQDVLSELKRNKPFLKIIVITGFATIENAVEAIKSGASDYVTKPFNVDYFLTVIRRVIEESSFEKEVGELEMDKILMALSNPIRRSVIKVLYRKKTVRFMELNRELSIYDHTKLVFHLRILKDANIISQDINKTYVLTDPGQKVYQSLLILEKYLVSFETPRFM; from the coding sequence ATGAAAAGTGTGCTTGTGGTTGATGATAATTCAGAGGTGAGGGAGCTGATGGAGGAGATACTTGCCGGTTCAGGATATACTGTCGCTGTGGCCTCAAACGGGCAGACTGCTATTGAGATGGCTCGTGTCAATGACTATGATGTTGTGATTCTGGATATGGTGATGCCAAAGATGAGAGGGCAGGATGTTCTTTCAGAGTTGAAACGAAACAAGCCTTTTTTGAAAATAATTGTTATCACGGGTTTTGCCACAATAGAGAATGCCGTTGAAGCCATAAAGAGCGGTGCAAGCGATTATGTTACAAAGCCTTTTAATGTTGACTACTTTTTAACAGTAATTCGCCGTGTCATAGAGGAATCCTCCTTTGAAAAAGAAGTAGGTGAGCTTGAAATGGATAAAATTCTGATGGCTCTGTCAAATCCCATAAGGCGCAGTGTTATTAAAGTTCTATACCGGAAAAAAACCGTACGCTTTATGGAACTTAACAGAGAACTCTCAATATATGACCACACAAAACTGGTCTTTCATCTAAGAATTCTTAAAGACGCAAATATAATTTCTCAGGATATAAACAAAACCTACGTTCTTACTGATCCAGGGCAAAAAGTGTATCAAAGTCTTCTTATTCTTGAGAAGTATCTGGTATCATTTGAGACGCCAAGATTTATGTGA